Within Gaiella occulta, the genomic segment CGTCGCACGAGCCGCAGCGCCGCGAGACGCCGCACGCGCGGCAGTGGAGCGCGGGCGCGACGCCGCGGCGGTTGAGCAGCAGGATCGCCTTGCCGCCCCTGTCCGCGAGCCGCCCGAGCTCGGCGAGCAGCGGCGCCGACAGCGGGTAGCCGGCCTCGCGGCGGAGATCGACGAGGCGCACGCGCGGCATCGGCGCGCCGATGCGCACCGAGAGCTCGATCCGCTCCAGCCTCGCCCAGCTCTCGGGCCGCGGCGTCGCGCTGCCGTACACGGCGACGGCACCCTCGAGCGCCGCGCGCTTCGCCGCGACCGTGCGCGCGTCGTAGCGGGGATCGGATTCCTGCTTGAACGCCGCGTCGTGCTCCTCGTCCACGACGATGAGGCCGACGCCGCGCATCGGTGCGAACACCGCCGAGCGCGCACCGACGACGATGCGCGCCTCGCCGGACGCGATGCGGTCGCGCTCGTCGCGCCGCTCCGCCTCGCCGAGCGCCGAGTGCATGATCGCGACGGTGTCGCCGAAGCGCTCGCGGAAGCGGCCCACCGTCTGGGGCGCGAGCGCGATCTCGGGCACGAGCACGATCGTCCCGAGCCCCCGCTCGAGAGCCGCTGCGCACGCCTGCAGGTACACCTCTGTCTTGCCGCTCCCGGTCGGGCCGACGAGCAGGAGGTGCGCGCCGCAGCCCTCGTCGAAGGCGGTGGTGATGCGGGCGACGGCCGTGCGCTGCTCGCCTGTCAGCGACCCGGGCTCCGGCTCGCCCGCGAGCGACTCGCGCTCGGCGGGCGACGGCCGCGTGCCCCGCGGGGCGCGCCGCAGCGGCGCGACGAGCTCGAGCGCCCGCGCGGGCGTCGACCCGTAGTAGTCGGCGATCCACAGCGCCAGGTCGACGAGCGGCGGCGGGATGCGGTCGAGAACCTTGCCGACCGCGGCCGGCGAGATCCCGGACGGCGCCTCGACGCCCACCTCGGCCACCACTCCGCGCGTGCTGCTGCGCCCGAGCCGCACCGCGACGACGGCGCCCTTGCCGACGCCGTCCGGCACCTCGTAGGTGAACGGGCGGGCGAGCGCGCGGGTGGAGACGAGCGGGTAGACGGACGCGAGCGGCACCTCCCGAGCGTAGACGCACCCTGGGCGGGCCGCCGCCCGTCGTCGCCGTGCTCGCGAGGCCTGTAAGGTTTCCCTTACATGTCCTGCTCGATGATCGCCGTCGAGGCCGCCACGCGCCGGTTCGGGCCCGTCGAGGCCGTCTCCGGCGCCTCGCTGTGCGTCGAGCGCGGCGAGGTGGTCGCGCTGCTGGGACCGTCGGGCTGCGGCAAGACGACCCTGCTGCGGATGATCGCGGGCTTCGAGGCGCCCGACGCGGGCACCGTCTCGATCGCCGGCGAGCGCGTGGCCGGCGGCGGCGTTCGCGTGCCGCCGGAGCGCCGGCGCGTCGGCATGGTGTTCCAGGACTACGCGCTGTTCCCGCACCTCACCGCCGCCGCCAACATCGGCTTCGGGGTACCGCGGGGCGAGCGGGCCGCCCGCGTTTCCTTCCTGCTCGCCCTCGTCGGCCTCTGCGGCCTCGGCGAGCGCTACCCCCACGAGCTCTCGGGCGGCCAGCAGCAGCGGGTGGCGCTCGCGCGCGCGCTCGCGCCCTCGCCCGAGGTGATCCTGCTCGACGAGCCCTGGTCGAACGTCGACCCCCATCTCCGCGGCGAGCTCCGCGACGAGGTGACGGCGATTCTCCGGCCGCTCGGCGTCACGGTCGTGCTCGTCACCCACGATCGCGAGGAGGCGTTCTCGCTGGCGGATCGGGTGGCGCTGATGCGGGAGGGACGAATCGTGCAGGAGGGGACGCCCGAGCAGCTGTACCGCAGCCCGCGCTGCCGCTGGGCCGCCACCTTCCTGGGGGCGGCGAACTTCGTGCCCGGCACCGTGGCCGGCGGCGTCGTCCGCACGCCGATCGGCTGCTTCGCGGCCAACGGGACGGCGGGCGCGACCGCGGTCGACGTGCTCGTGCGACCGGAGCTGCTCGAGCTCGCACCCGACCCCGCGGGCGCGGCCGAGGTCGTGGGGCGGGAGTTCCGCGGACACGACGTCTTCTACCGCCTGCTCCTCGACGGCGTCGAGCTGGTGTCTCAGCGCCCGTCGAACGAGGTCGTGCCGCTCGACGCACGAGTCTCGATCCACGTGCACGAGGGCGCCGCCGCGATCTTCCATCGCGACTGATGTAAGGTGTGCCTTACTTAGTTATTACGGCATGCCTTACAAGGAGGTTCGATGAAGATCTGGATGGGACTGGTCGCACTGTCCGCCGTCGTGGCGATCGCCGCCGGCTGCGGGGGCAACAGCTCGCAGAGCGGCCCACTGACGGTGTACTCGGGGCGGGAGGAGGAGCTCGTGAAGCCGCTGCTCGAACAGTTCGAGCGCACGGCGGGGATCAAGGTCGACGTGCGCTACGGCGACAGCGCCGAGCTCGCCGCCACCATCGCCGAGGAGGGCGGCAACTCGCCCGCCGACGTCTTCTTCGCCCAGGATCCCGGCTCGCTCGGGGCCGTCGAGGCGCAGCTGGCCGAGCTGCCGCAAGCGACGCTCGACCGTGTCGCAGAGCGGTTCCGTGACAGCGGCGGCAGGTGGGTGGGCACGTCGGGCCGCGCCCGCGTGATCGCCTACAACACCGACGCGCTCGGCGAGGAGCAGGTGCCCGACTCGGTGTTCGATCTCACCGATCCGGTCTGGAAGGGGAAGATCGGCATCGCGCCTACCAACGCCTCGTTCCAGGCGTTCGTCACCGCCATGCGCCTGTCGGCGGGCGACGAGAAGACGAGACAGTGGCTCGTCGACCTGAAGCGGAACGATCCCAAGACCTACGAGAAGAACACGCCGATCGTCGAGGCGGTGGCAGCGGGCGAGATCGAGATCGGCCTCGTCAACCACTACTACCTCTACCTCGTCAAGGCCGAGCGGCCGGACGCGCCGGTGGCCAACCACTTCCTCGCGCCGGGCGACCCCGGCGCGCTCGTGAGCGTCGCCGGCGTCGGCGTGCTCGCGACCTCCGACCGGCAGGACGACGCGCGCAAGCTCGTCGACTTCCTGCTCTCCGACGACGGCCAGCGCTTCTACGGCGAGAGCGCCGAGGAGGCCGAGTACCCGCTCGTCGCCGGCATCCCGGCCAGGAACGGGCTGCCGCCGCTCGACCGGCTCGAGGGCCCGAACGTCGACCTCGGCAGCTTCGGCGGCGAGCTCGAGAAGACGCTGGAGCTGCTGCGCCGCACCGGCTACCTGTCGTGAGCCGCGGAGCGGGAGGCAGGCGCCCCCCGCTCCCGCTCGCTCTCGCGGCGGGCGCCGCCGTCGTCCTCCTGCTGCTGCCGCTCGCCTACCTGCTGATCCGGGTAGCGAGCGGCGGCGGCCGAGCCGTCGACCTGCTGTGGGACACGGGCACCCTGCGGCTCGCCGGACGCACGGTGCTGCTCGTGGGCGGCGTCGTCGCCGCCACCATCGCCGTCTCCGTGCCGACGGCGTGGCTCGTCACCCGCACCGATCTGCCGGGCCGGCGCCTCTGGTCGGCCGCGGCGGCGCTTCCGCTCGTGATCCCGAGCTACGTCGCGGCGCTGTGCCTGCTCGGCCTCTTCGGGGAGAAGGGGCTCCTGCAGCAGGCGCTCGGCATCGAGCGCCTCCCCGACCCGACAGGCTACGGCGGCGCGCTGGCGGCGCTGACGCTGTCGACCTACCCGTACGTGTTCCTGCTCACCCGGTCGGCTCTGCGCGATCTCGATCCCGGGCAGGAAGAGGCCGCGCGCAGTCTCGGAGTCGGGCGGGCCGGCGTCTTCGTGCGGGTGACGCTTCCGTCCGTGCGCCCGGCGATCTCGCTGGGCGCGCTCCTCGTCGCGCTCTACACGCTCTCCGACTTCGGCGTCGTCTCGCTCATGCGCTACGACGCGCTGACGCGGGCGATCTACCTGCACTACCGCAGCCTGTTCGACCGCACGCCGGCTGCGGTGCTGTCGCTCGTCCTCGTCGCCCTCACGGCGGTCGCGCTCGTCGTCGAGCGGCGCGTGCGCACGCGCGGACGGGTGCACCGCACGAGCCCCGGCGCCGCCCGGCGGGCCGCGCCCGTCCCGCTCGGGCGCTGGAAGGTCGCCGCGCTCGCCTGGTGTGCGATCGTGACCGGAGCGTTCCTGGCGCTCCCGGCCTTCGTGCTCGGATTCTGGCTCGAGCGCGCGATCGTCGACGACCGGGCGCTGGAGCTGCCCTGGGCACAGGCGCTGTCGTCGCTCGCCGCCTCGGCGCTCGCGGCGGCGTGGGCCGTCGCGGCGGCGGTTCCGGTGGCGGTGCTGGCGCTGCGCTACCCGTCGCGGGGCTCCCGCACGCTCGAGCGGCTCTCGTTCGCGGGCAACGCGCTCCCCGGTCTCGTGATCGCGCTCTCGCTCGTCTTCTTCGCCGCCCGCTACGCCGCCCCCGTCTACCAGACGCTCGCGCTGCTCGTGTTCGCCTACGTGACGCGGTTCTTCCCGCAGGCGCTCTCCGGCGTCGAGTCGGCGCTGCACCGCGTCGACCCGCGCGTCGAGGAGGCGGCGCGCGGGCTCGGGCGCGGCTGGCTGTCGACGCTCGTCACCGTCACCGTCCCGCTGGCGCGATCGGGGTTCCTGGCGGGCGGCGCCCTCGTCTTCCTGTCGGCGATGAAGGAGCTGCCCGCGACGCTGCTGCTGCGGCCGATCGGCTTCGAGACCCTCGCGACGGAGATCTGGACGCTCACGCAGGTCGGGGCCTACTCGCGCGCGGCGCTGCCGTCGCTCGTGCTCATCGCGGTGTCTGCGCCCGTCCTCTACCTCGTCTTCGCCGATCGCCGGCCGGGCGCGCACGGCGGCTAGAGCGCCGGCCGGGACATCCCCCTTCGCTCAGGCGGAAGCGGCGTTCCGGCGCTGCGGCCGGAAGAAGAA encodes:
- the priA gene encoding replication restart helicase PriA, yielding MPLASVYPLVSTRALARPFTYEVPDGVGKGAVVAVRLGRSSTRGVVAEVGVEAPSGISPAAVGKVLDRIPPPLVDLALWIADYYGSTPARALELVAPLRRAPRGTRPSPAERESLAGEPEPGSLTGEQRTAVARITTAFDEGCGAHLLLVGPTGSGKTEVYLQACAAALERGLGTIVLVPEIALAPQTVGRFRERFGDTVAIMHSALGEAERRDERDRIASGEARIVVGARSAVFAPMRGVGLIVVDEEHDAAFKQESDPRYDARTVAAKRAALEGAVAVYGSATPRPESWARLERIELSVRIGAPMPRVRLVDLRREAGYPLSAPLLAELGRLADRGGKAILLLNRRGVAPALHCRACGVSRRCGSCDVALTLHRDGRLHCHHCGFSEPVPEACPACGSSQLAQIGAGTQRLETELERHVPELERIRLDADTAAEPGALRATIERFRAADRAVLIGTQMVAKGHHFAGVELAAVVDADTGLALPDFRAEERTFQLVTQLAGRSGRDAPGLVLVQTFQPEATPLRFAQRHDVAGFLAEEIERRAALAYPPLRHLVTVVASGPDASGPARLLREVREGLASVDAQVLGPAPLLRLRGRHRAQLVAKTSEPRRLARQAAALLAAAGPALRKSGLTAVVDVDPQSL
- a CDS encoding ABC transporter ATP-binding protein, whose translation is MIAVEAATRRFGPVEAVSGASLCVERGEVVALLGPSGCGKTTLLRMIAGFEAPDAGTVSIAGERVAGGGVRVPPERRRVGMVFQDYALFPHLTAAANIGFGVPRGERAARVSFLLALVGLCGLGERYPHELSGGQQQRVALARALAPSPEVILLDEPWSNVDPHLRGELRDEVTAILRPLGVTVVLVTHDREEAFSLADRVALMREGRIVQEGTPEQLYRSPRCRWAATFLGAANFVPGTVAGGVVRTPIGCFAANGTAGATAVDVLVRPELLELAPDPAGAAEVVGREFRGHDVFYRLLLDGVELVSQRPSNEVVPLDARVSIHVHEGAAAIFHRD
- a CDS encoding iron ABC transporter substrate-binding protein, translating into MKIWMGLVALSAVVAIAAGCGGNSSQSGPLTVYSGREEELVKPLLEQFERTAGIKVDVRYGDSAELAATIAEEGGNSPADVFFAQDPGSLGAVEAQLAELPQATLDRVAERFRDSGGRWVGTSGRARVIAYNTDALGEEQVPDSVFDLTDPVWKGKIGIAPTNASFQAFVTAMRLSAGDEKTRQWLVDLKRNDPKTYEKNTPIVEAVAAGEIEIGLVNHYYLYLVKAERPDAPVANHFLAPGDPGALVSVAGVGVLATSDRQDDARKLVDFLLSDDGQRFYGESAEEAEYPLVAGIPARNGLPPLDRLEGPNVDLGSFGGELEKTLELLRRTGYLS
- a CDS encoding ABC transporter permease, which encodes MSRGAGGRRPPLPLALAAGAAVVLLLLPLAYLLIRVASGGGRAVDLLWDTGTLRLAGRTVLLVGGVVAATIAVSVPTAWLVTRTDLPGRRLWSAAAALPLVIPSYVAALCLLGLFGEKGLLQQALGIERLPDPTGYGGALAALTLSTYPYVFLLTRSALRDLDPGQEEAARSLGVGRAGVFVRVTLPSVRPAISLGALLVALYTLSDFGVVSLMRYDALTRAIYLHYRSLFDRTPAAVLSLVLVALTAVALVVERRVRTRGRVHRTSPGAARRAAPVPLGRWKVAALAWCAIVTGAFLALPAFVLGFWLERAIVDDRALELPWAQALSSLAASALAAAWAVAAAVPVAVLALRYPSRGSRTLERLSFAGNALPGLVIALSLVFFAARYAAPVYQTLALLVFAYVTRFFPQALSGVESALHRVDPRVEEAARGLGRGWLSTLVTVTVPLARSGFLAGGALVFLSAMKELPATLLLRPIGFETLATEIWTLTQVGAYSRAALPSLVLIAVSAPVLYLVFADRRPGAHGG